Proteins from a single region of Salipiger sp. H15:
- a CDS encoding peroxiredoxin, protein MSDMAPDFTLPVTGGGEVTLSALRPEKVVLFFYPRDDTSGCTVENQDFSRLMPEFEALGVKVFGISADSLESHEKFLLKKSLAVPLLSDETAQTCTAFGVWKEKKMYGKTFMGIERSTFLIDGTGRILREWRKVKVPGHADEVLAAAKDL, encoded by the coding sequence ATGTCGGACATGGCCCCCGATTTCACCCTTCCCGTCACCGGCGGCGGAGAGGTCACCCTGTCGGCGCTGCGCCCCGAGAAGGTGGTGCTGTTCTTCTACCCGCGCGACGACACCTCGGGCTGCACGGTCGAGAACCAGGATTTCTCGCGGCTCATGCCCGAGTTCGAGGCGCTCGGGGTGAAGGTCTTCGGCATCTCGGCGGACTCGCTGGAGAGCCACGAGAAGTTCCTCCTCAAGAAGTCCCTCGCCGTGCCGCTGCTGTCGGACGAGACCGCGCAGACCTGCACCGCCTTCGGCGTGTGGAAGGAAAAGAAGATGTACGGCAAGACCTTCATGGGGATCGAGCGCAGCACCTTCCTGATCGACGGCACCGGCCGGATCCTGCGCGAATGGCGCAAGGTGAAGGTGCCGGGACATGCCGACGAGGTGCTGGCCGCGGCCAAGGACCTCTGA
- a CDS encoding AsmA-like C-terminal region-containing protein, with translation MTAGKSHRKPRSRRRRVVLWGCGCGLGTLLLLLLLVAGGIWYAKGSSVSAPDWLRSAVEARIADALPGTEVSFGDLRLRLQPDWLARIALTDVELRGPDGEQLAALGLIEAGLAPTELLRGEYELRVARVSGVQLMARRDAAGRLTMGFDDLLGRRGPAPDLPTIMKLIDRLAIDPRLAGLQSVEADALTLRYEDARAGRAWTVDGGRVGLHREGASLRLSGDVALLGRSDVPATLAFNAESPIGTGAASFGVTLNSLDTQDIATQSPALAWLNGLRAPISGALRGAITEAGELGELSATLQIGAGVLQPRADTQPIPFEDARTYFSFDPATNTLTFDEISVKSRIGTMVSDGRAVLEGPVGGMPDAMVGQFRFSRLEADPEGFFDDKLKLAGAETDWRLSFNPFRFELGRLRVTDPALPLRASGLLSAEEGGWRFSLDAQLDTLTPATLLSYWPRSAADKAREWIEKNIYAGTFQDVTAALRLEPGGSLVPYLQSRFTGVELTYSRTLPRLYEGVGLLTLLRNRLTVALDSGEVRPRQGGVLQGEGSSFVIPDLAARPMTGEVMVHATGPLEAALSYLDEEPLEVMKKANKPVALGTGEVAADVRVVTPLKHGVQREEINVIADATVTGVESAELVPGKVLRSDALYVAVDDTGVSVRGQGDLSGAPFDGAWSQSFTPDTPGKVEGEVVLSEAVSQALGIGLPKGTFSGEGRGKIDITLAHGQPPSFVLTSDMAGLGVSLPQLGWRLPPAGTGALEVEGTLGTPVSVEKLAIKAPGLTAQGSVALNENGTLRRLSLPVLRTGGWLDGSAVLVGRGRNAAPAIRITGNALDMRGAPLGGSGGGGGGGPIEVAVAQLQVTDKIAVRDFQGKFSTARGLNGTFTGAVGKAAIQGDVVPQNGGTAIRIRARDAGDVLKGAGVMQNIQDGTFDLTLVPVKGKSGEYDGLLKIEGTRMQKNPAVVQLLDGISVVGIIDQLNGPGIFFSEVEARFRMTPQQIILTRSSATGPSMGISMDGYANLATGMMDMQGVLSPIYVINGIGQLFSRKGEGLIGFNFNLRGPVADPAVSVNPLSVFTPGMFRDIFRRPPPQVSQ, from the coding sequence GTGACAGCCGGCAAGAGCCACCGAAAACCGCGCTCGAGACGCCGCCGCGTCGTGCTCTGGGGCTGTGGCTGCGGGCTGGGCACGCTGCTGCTTCTGCTGCTGCTCGTCGCGGGCGGGATCTGGTACGCCAAGGGCAGCTCGGTCTCGGCCCCGGACTGGCTGCGCTCGGCGGTCGAGGCGCGCATCGCCGATGCGCTGCCCGGCACCGAAGTGAGTTTCGGTGACCTGAGGCTGCGGCTCCAGCCCGACTGGCTGGCCCGGATCGCGCTGACCGATGTCGAGCTGCGCGGCCCGGACGGCGAGCAGCTTGCCGCGCTTGGGCTGATCGAGGCCGGGCTTGCCCCGACCGAGCTTCTGCGCGGCGAGTACGAGCTGCGCGTGGCGCGGGTCTCGGGCGTGCAGCTGATGGCGCGGCGCGACGCGGCCGGGCGGCTGACCATGGGCTTCGACGATCTGCTGGGACGACGCGGACCGGCGCCCGACCTGCCCACCATCATGAAGCTGATCGACAGGCTGGCGATAGATCCGCGGCTTGCGGGGCTGCAGTCGGTCGAGGCCGACGCGCTGACCCTGCGCTACGAGGATGCCCGCGCCGGGCGCGCCTGGACGGTCGACGGCGGGCGCGTCGGGCTGCACCGCGAGGGGGCATCGCTGCGGCTTTCGGGTGACGTGGCGCTGCTGGGACGGAGCGACGTGCCGGCGACGCTGGCCTTCAACGCCGAAAGTCCGATCGGCACCGGCGCGGCGAGCTTCGGCGTGACGCTGAACAGCCTCGACACGCAGGACATCGCCACCCAGTCCCCGGCGCTGGCCTGGCTCAACGGCCTGCGCGCGCCGATCTCGGGCGCGCTGCGCGGCGCGATCACCGAGGCGGGCGAGCTCGGTGAGCTTTCCGCGACGCTGCAGATCGGCGCGGGGGTGCTGCAGCCGCGTGCCGACACCCAGCCGATCCCCTTCGAGGACGCGCGCACCTATTTCTCCTTCGATCCCGCGACGAACACGCTGACCTTCGACGAGATCTCGGTGAAGAGCCGGATCGGCACCATGGTCTCGGACGGGCGCGCGGTGCTCGAGGGTCCGGTGGGCGGCATGCCCGACGCGATGGTCGGCCAGTTCCGCTTCTCGCGGCTCGAGGCCGACCCCGAGGGGTTCTTTGACGACAAGCTGAAGCTCGCGGGGGCCGAGACCGACTGGCGGCTCAGCTTCAACCCGTTCCGCTTCGAGCTCGGGCGCCTCCGCGTCACCGATCCGGCGCTGCCGCTGCGGGCGAGCGGGCTGCTCTCGGCCGAGGAGGGCGGCTGGCGCTTCTCGCTCGACGCGCAGCTCGACACGCTGACCCCCGCGACGTTGCTGTCCTACTGGCCCCGCTCCGCCGCAGACAAGGCGCGGGAGTGGATCGAGAAGAACATCTACGCGGGCACCTTCCAGGACGTGACCGCCGCGCTGCGGCTCGAGCCGGGCGGCTCCCTCGTGCCCTACCTGCAGAGCCGTTTCACCGGGGTCGAGCTGACCTATTCGCGCACCCTGCCGCGGCTCTACGAGGGGGTGGGGCTGCTGACCCTGCTGCGCAACCGCCTGACCGTCGCGCTGGATTCCGGCGAGGTGCGGCCGCGGCAGGGCGGCGTGCTGCAGGGCGAGGGCTCGAGCTTCGTCATCCCCGACCTCGCGGCGCGCCCGATGACCGGCGAGGTCATGGTCCACGCCACCGGCCCGCTCGAGGCGGCGCTCTCCTACCTCGACGAGGAGCCGCTCGAGGTAATGAAGAAGGCGAACAAGCCCGTGGCGCTCGGCACCGGCGAGGTCGCCGCGGATGTACGCGTGGTGACGCCGCTCAAGCACGGCGTGCAGCGCGAGGAGATCAACGTCATCGCCGATGCCACGGTGACCGGCGTCGAGAGTGCCGAGCTGGTGCCGGGAAAGGTGCTGCGCTCCGACGCGCTCTACGTGGCGGTGGACGACACCGGGGTGAGCGTGCGCGGGCAGGGCGACCTTTCCGGCGCGCCCTTCGACGGGGCCTGGTCGCAATCCTTCACCCCGGACACGCCGGGCAAGGTCGAGGGCGAGGTGGTGCTCTCGGAGGCGGTGTCGCAGGCGCTGGGGATCGGCCTGCCGAAGGGCACCTTCTCGGGCGAGGGGCGCGGGAAGATCGACATCACCCTGGCGCATGGCCAGCCGCCGAGCTTCGTGCTGACCTCGGACATGGCGGGGCTCGGCGTGTCGTTGCCGCAGCTTGGCTGGCGGCTGCCCCCGGCGGGCACCGGCGCGCTCGAGGTCGAGGGCACGCTCGGCACGCCGGTCTCGGTCGAGAAGCTGGCGATCAAGGCGCCGGGCCTGACCGCGCAGGGCTCGGTCGCGCTGAACGAGAACGGCACGCTGCGCCGCCTGTCGCTGCCGGTGCTGCGCACGGGTGGCTGGCTCGACGGCTCGGCGGTGCTGGTCGGGCGGGGGCGCAACGCCGCGCCCGCGATCCGCATCACCGGCAACGCGCTCGACATGCGCGGCGCGCCGCTCGGCGGGTCGGGCGGCGGCGGGGGTGGCGGGCCGATCGAGGTCGCGGTCGCCCAGTTGCAGGTGACGGACAAGATCGCCGTCCGCGACTTCCAGGGCAAGTTCTCGACGGCCCGGGGGCTCAACGGCACCTTCACCGGCGCGGTCGGCAAGGCCGCGATCCAGGGCGACGTGGTGCCGCAGAACGGCGGCACGGCGATCCGCATCCGCGCCCGCGACGCCGGCGACGTGCTGAAGGGCGCGGGGGTCATGCAGAACATCCAGGACGGCACCTTCGACCTGACGCTCGTGCCGGTGAAGGGCAAGAGCGGCGAATATGACGGGCTGCTGAAGATCGAGGGCACGCGGATGCAGAAGAACCCGGCGGTGGTGCAGCTGCTCGACGGGATCAGCGTCGTCGGCATCATCGACCAGCTGAACGGGCCGGGCATCTTCTTCTCGGAGGTCGAGGCGCGGTTCCGC
- a CDS encoding MFS transporter produces the protein MQASSASRARRNVMVLVLAQAFLGAQMPMIFTIGGLAGQSLAPNPCFATLPISLIVLGSMLSATPVSAFMQRFGRRAGFFLGTTGGTLGGIVGATGLYLQSFPIFLLGSLLTGLYMSTQGFFRFAAADTASPEFRPKAISYVMAGGLVSALIGPQMVKLTANAYVVPFFGTYATVIAVNLLGSLLFLFLDIPKPPARAPGSDYGRTRWQLLTTPRIAVAVICGMVSYALMNLVMTSTPLAVVGCGYQTSDAANVVSAHVLAMFAPSFFTGQLISRFGVEKIMGTGLLILACAGGVAMTGVELENFFLALVLLGLGWNFGFIGATTMLAGAHTAEERGRMQGLNDLLVFGGVTFASLASGGLMNCSGGTPQEGWSAVVMAMAPFLVLAGGALIWLLLRPVEQPAE, from the coding sequence ATGCAAGCTTCCTCCGCGTCCCGCGCCCGCCGCAATGTCATGGTTCTGGTTCTCGCGCAGGCGTTTCTGGGCGCGCAGATGCCGATGATCTTCACCATCGGGGGGCTCGCCGGCCAGTCGCTGGCCCCGAACCCCTGCTTCGCCACGCTGCCGATCTCGCTCATCGTGCTCGGCTCGATGCTCTCGGCGACGCCGGTCTCGGCCTTCATGCAGCGCTTCGGCCGCCGCGCCGGGTTCTTCCTCGGCACCACCGGCGGCACGCTCGGCGGCATCGTCGGGGCGACGGGGCTCTACCTGCAATCCTTCCCGATCTTCCTGCTCGGCAGCCTGCTGACCGGGCTCTACATGTCGACGCAGGGCTTCTTCCGCTTCGCCGCCGCCGACACCGCCAGCCCCGAGTTCCGCCCCAAGGCGATCTCCTACGTGATGGCGGGCGGGCTGGTCTCGGCGCTGATCGGCCCGCAGATGGTGAAACTCACCGCAAACGCCTACGTGGTCCCCTTCTTCGGCACCTATGCCACGGTGATCGCGGTGAACCTGCTGGGCTCGCTGCTCTTCCTCTTCCTCGACATCCCGAAGCCCCCGGCCCGCGCTCCGGGCAGCGACTACGGCCGCACGCGCTGGCAGCTGCTGACCACGCCGCGCATCGCGGTCGCGGTGATCTGCGGCATGGTGAGCTACGCGCTGATGAACCTCGTGATGACCTCGACGCCGCTCGCGGTCGTCGGCTGCGGCTACCAGACCTCGGACGCGGCCAACGTGGTGAGCGCCCACGTGCTGGCGATGTTCGCGCCGTCCTTCTTCACCGGCCAGCTGATCAGCCGCTTCGGGGTCGAGAAGATCATGGGCACCGGGCTGCTCATCCTTGCCTGCGCCGGGGGCGTGGCGATGACCGGGGTTGAGCTCGAGAACTTCTTCCTCGCGCTGGTGCTGCTCGGGCTTGGCTGGAACTTCGGCTTCATCGGCGCGACCACCATGCTCGCGGGCGCCCACACCGCCGAGGAGCGCGGCCGCATGCAGGGGCTGAACGACCTGCTGGTCTTCGGCGGGGTGACCTTCGCCTCGCTGGCCTCGGGCGGGCTGATGAACTGCTCGGGCGGCACGCCGCAGGAGGGCTGGAGCGCCGTGGTCATGGCCATGGCGCCGTTCCTCGTGCTTGCCGGCGGCGCGCTGATCTGGCTGCTGCTGCGCCCGGTGGAGCAACCGGCGGAGTGA
- a CDS encoding M23 family metallopeptidase, producing MRTRLAIKWHALLERYFPERRLFLRSDTDTRFIRLRSGTQAIATLGIALTVGWTIVATAILLMDSISAGNFREQSRRDQTTYQQRLNELSRERDVRAAEAKAAQERFNTALAQVSEMQSQLLDSETRRRELETGIDVIQSTLGTAMKEREDASTRLAALEDQVANGGTALAAAGGEGDGTLDLLSGMLARTAAERDQVVADAQDALVRADEIATEMRLMEEQNDIIFRQLEDAMTISVEPLDKMFKAAGMNPDTLIKQVRKGYSGQGGPLTPLTFSTRGQEPSADAERANRILGEMDKLNLYRIAAERAPFSVPLKDPFRFTSGFGRRWGRMHEGTDFAAPHGTPIYATADGVVIHAGWMSGYGRLVKIQHEFGIETRYGHMSKINVKVGQRVSRGQQVGAMGNTGRSTGTHLHYEIRVGGSPVNPMIYIKAANDVF from the coding sequence GTGCGGACGCGGCTTGCGATCAAATGGCACGCGCTTCTTGAGCGCTATTTTCCGGAACGTCGACTCTTTCTCAGGTCGGACACCGACACGCGGTTCATCCGCCTCCGATCCGGGACACAGGCCATCGCGACCCTGGGCATCGCCCTCACCGTCGGCTGGACCATCGTCGCCACCGCCATCCTGCTGATGGACAGCATCAGCGCCGGCAATTTCCGCGAACAGTCCCGCCGCGACCAGACCACCTACCAGCAGCGCCTCAACGAGCTTTCGCGGGAGCGCGACGTCCGCGCCGCCGAGGCCAAGGCCGCGCAGGAACGCTTCAACACCGCCCTCGCCCAGGTCTCCGAGATGCAGTCGCAGCTGCTCGACAGCGAGACCCGCCGCCGCGAGCTCGAGACCGGGATCGACGTGATCCAGTCCACTCTCGGCACCGCGATGAAGGAACGCGAGGACGCCAGCACCCGCCTCGCCGCGCTCGAGGACCAGGTGGCGAACGGCGGCACCGCGCTCGCCGCGGCCGGCGGCGAGGGTGACGGCACGCTCGACCTCTTGTCGGGGATGCTCGCCCGCACCGCCGCCGAGCGCGACCAGGTCGTCGCCGACGCGCAGGACGCGCTGGTGCGCGCCGACGAGATCGCCACCGAGATGCGGCTGATGGAAGAGCAGAACGACATCATCTTCCGCCAGCTCGAGGACGCGATGACCATCTCGGTCGAGCCGCTGGACAAGATGTTCAAGGCCGCCGGCATGAACCCCGACACGCTGATCAAGCAGGTGCGCAAGGGCTACTCGGGCCAGGGCGGCCCGCTCACCCCGCTGACCTTCAGCACCCGCGGCCAGGAACCTTCGGCCGATGCCGAGCGCGCCAACCGCATCCTCGGCGAGATGGACAAGCTCAACCTCTACCGCATCGCCGCCGAGCGGGCCCCCTTTTCCGTCCCGCTGAAGGATCCCTTCCGCTTCACCTCGGGCTTCGGCCGCCGCTGGGGCCGCATGCACGAGGGCACCGATTTCGCCGCGCCGCACGGCACGCCGATCTACGCCACCGCCGACGGGGTGGTCATCCACGCCGGCTGGATGTCCGGTTACGGGCGCCTCGTGAAGATCCAGCACGAGTTCGGGATCGAGACCCGCTACGGCCACATGTCCAAAATCAACGTGAAGGTCGGCCAAAGGGTCTCGCGCGGACAGCAGGTTGGTGCTATGGGAAATACAGGACGGTCGACCGGCACGCATCTTCACTACGAGATCCGCGTCGGCGGTTCGCCCGTCAATCCCATGATCTACATCAAGGCTGCCAACGATGTTTTCTAA
- a CDS encoding VOC family protein codes for MTDAAPPPFLLEAALYCPDIDAAEAFYEGVMGLKKLKRLDSRHVFFRVGTGVLLLFNPDETEKPPHNPALPVPSHGARGPGHVCLAMPGAALERWRKRLQQAGVHIEADFTWPNGARSIYFRDPAGNSVELAEPRLWE; via the coding sequence ATGACCGATGCCGCCCCGCCGCCCTTCCTTCTGGAGGCGGCGCTCTATTGTCCGGACATCGACGCCGCCGAGGCCTTCTACGAGGGGGTCATGGGGCTGAAGAAGCTGAAGCGCCTCGACTCCCGCCACGTCTTCTTCCGCGTCGGCACGGGGGTGCTGCTGCTCTTCAACCCGGACGAGACCGAGAAGCCGCCGCACAACCCCGCGCTGCCGGTGCCGAGCCACGGCGCGCGCGGGCCGGGGCATGTCTGCCTCGCGATGCCCGGGGCGGCGCTGGAGCGCTGGCGCAAGCGGCTGCAGCAGGCGGGCGTGCACATCGAGGCGGACTTCACCTGGCCGAACGGTGCGCGCTCGATCTATTTCCGCGACCCGGCGGGCAATTCGGTGGAACTGGCCGAGCCGCGGCTCTGGGAATAG
- a CDS encoding alpha/beta fold hydrolase, which yields MTRVLQAGRKGPASGETRSCVVFLHGYGANGADLLGLADPLAEHLPDTLFVAPDAPEDCAGSPMGFQWFPIPWIDGSSEEESMQGMVRAIEDLNAFLDALMVDEDLLPEQVALFGFSQGSMMSLHVAPRREDELAGVVAFSGRLISPELLADEVMSRPPVLLVHGDHDEVVPPESLPAAAEALQGAGWKEVYAHVMKGTGHGIDPEGLGVALAFLRDKCGF from the coding sequence ATGACCCGCGTTCTCCAGGCCGGCCGCAAGGGCCCCGCATCGGGCGAGACCCGCTCCTGCGTCGTCTTCCTGCACGGCTATGGCGCCAACGGCGCCGACCTCCTCGGCCTCGCGGACCCGCTGGCCGAGCACCTGCCCGACACGCTCTTCGTCGCGCCCGATGCGCCGGAGGACTGCGCCGGCTCGCCCATGGGTTTCCAGTGGTTCCCGATCCCGTGGATCGACGGCTCATCCGAAGAGGAATCCATGCAGGGCATGGTGCGGGCGATCGAGGATCTGAACGCCTTCCTCGACGCGCTGATGGTCGACGAGGACCTGCTGCCCGAGCAGGTGGCGCTCTTCGGCTTCTCGCAGGGCTCGATGATGTCGCTGCACGTGGCGCCCCGGCGCGAGGACGAGCTGGCCGGTGTCGTGGCCTTCTCGGGCCGGCTGATCTCGCCCGAGCTGCTGGCCGATGAGGTGATGAGCCGCCCGCCGGTGCTGCTGGTGCATGGCGACCACGACGAGGTGGTGCCGCCCGAGTCGCTGCCCGCCGCCGCCGAGGCGCTGCAGGGCGCCGGCTGGAAGGAAGTCTACGCCCACGTGATGAAGGGCACCGGCCACGGCATCGACCCCGAGGGGCTGGGCGTGGCGCTGGCCTTCCTGCGCGACAAGTGCGGGTTCTAG
- a CDS encoding HNH endonuclease, with translation MDGDFRTHFVREPSALRQHPALVLNADYRPLSYYPLSLWPWQEAVKAAFLDRVDIVAEYDEEVRSPSMVLKIPSVVVLKDYVRPRKRVAFTRFNLFLRDEFRCQYCGSKGDLTFDHVVPRASGGITSWENVVAACSPCNLRKGSKSLRRAGMSLYRAPRQPTAGELLNVGRKFPPNHLHESWLDFLYWDAELDA, from the coding sequence ATGGACGGCGACTTCAGGACCCACTTCGTACGAGAGCCCTCGGCGCTCCGCCAACACCCGGCGCTGGTGCTGAACGCGGACTATCGCCCGCTCTCCTACTACCCACTGTCGCTCTGGCCATGGCAGGAAGCGGTGAAGGCGGCCTTCCTCGACAGGGTGGACATCGTCGCCGAGTACGACGAGGAGGTCCGAAGCCCCTCGATGGTGCTGAAGATACCGAGTGTCGTCGTCCTCAAAGATTACGTAAGACCCAGAAAGCGCGTGGCCTTCACGCGCTTTAATCTTTTTCTGAGGGACGAGTTCCGCTGCCAGTACTGCGGCAGCAAGGGCGACCTGACCTTCGACCACGTGGTGCCGCGCGCCTCGGGCGGGATCACCAGCTGGGAGAACGTGGTGGCGGCCTGCTCGCCCTGCAACCTGCGCAAGGGCTCGAAGAGCCTGCGCCGCGCCGGCATGTCGCTCTACCGCGCGCCGCGCCAGCCCACCGCCGGGGAGTTGCTGAACGTCGGCCGCAAGTTCCCGCCGAACCACCTGCACGAGAGCTGGCTGGACTTCCTCTACTGGGATGCCGAGCTCGACGCCTGA
- a CDS encoding squalene/phytoene synthase family protein — protein MQLSDDLIACAGLLERGDPDRFAAAMAAPPEARRVLFPLYAFNLEVARAPWVTQETMIAEMRLQWWRDALEEIAKGGAVRRHEVVTPLAQVLDAETAARLDPLVGARRWDIYRDPFEDEGHLTRYLEETSGLLLLAAGRALGGIDEEVALDAGYAFGLAAFLRAVPELEGKGRVPLLDGRPEGVAALARGGLERLKRARRGFGKMPKSARPALLAGWQAGPLLALAAKEPGRVAEGTLQLSEFSKRARLVAAAFRGRV, from the coding sequence GTGCAGCTCAGTGACGACCTGATCGCCTGCGCGGGCCTGCTCGAGCGCGGCGATCCCGACCGGTTCGCCGCCGCCATGGCCGCGCCGCCCGAGGCGCGGCGCGTGCTCTTCCCGCTCTATGCCTTCAACCTCGAGGTCGCCCGCGCGCCCTGGGTGACGCAGGAGACGATGATCGCCGAGATGCGCCTGCAATGGTGGCGCGACGCTCTGGAAGAGATCGCGAAGGGCGGCGCGGTGCGGCGGCACGAGGTGGTGACGCCGCTTGCGCAGGTGCTCGACGCCGAGACCGCGGCGCGGCTCGACCCGCTGGTCGGCGCGCGGCGCTGGGACATCTACCGCGATCCCTTCGAGGACGAGGGGCACCTCACGCGCTATCTCGAGGAGACCTCGGGCCTCTTGCTGCTGGCGGCGGGGCGGGCGCTTGGCGGCATCGACGAAGAGGTGGCGCTGGACGCGGGCTATGCCTTCGGTCTTGCGGCCTTCCTGCGCGCGGTGCCGGAGCTCGAGGGCAAGGGCCGGGTGCCGCTGCTCGACGGGCGGCCCGAGGGCGTGGCGGCGCTGGCGCGTGGCGGGCTCGAGCGGCTGAAGCGGGCGCGCAGGGGGTTTGGCAAGATGCCGAAATCGGCGCGTCCGGCGCTGCTGGCGGGCTGGCAGGCGGGGCCGCTGCTGGCGCTTGCGGCGAAGGAGCCGGGGCGCGTCGCCGAGGGCACGCTGCAACTGTCGGAATTCTCCAAGCGGGCGCGGCTGGTGGCGGCGGCGTTCCGCGGCCGGGTCTAG
- a CDS encoding DNA-3-methyladenine glycosylase 2 family protein — MAEQNETVGRIIFSDACVAEGCDWLASAEPRFAHALELTGPLPLRRREDGFGQLLSAIVSQQVSVASARAIWARLEAAGMTAPEAILSTDLEGLRALGLSRQKATYAQALAAEGIDFDALRTAPTPVVVETLTAVKGIGVWTAEIYAMFSLGHADVFAPGDLALQESARLLFDLEDRPKERALREMAEAWSPWRAVAARALWAYYHVRKQREGIA; from the coding sequence ATGGCAGAGCAGAACGAGACAGTCGGACGGATCATCTTTTCCGATGCCTGCGTGGCCGAGGGCTGCGACTGGCTGGCCTCGGCCGAGCCGCGCTTTGCCCATGCGCTCGAGCTGACCGGCCCGCTGCCGCTGCGGCGGCGCGAGGACGGGTTCGGGCAGCTCCTGTCGGCGATCGTCAGCCAGCAGGTCAGCGTCGCCTCGGCGCGGGCGATCTGGGCACGGCTCGAGGCGGCGGGAATGACCGCGCCCGAGGCGATCCTGTCCACCGATCTCGAGGGGCTGCGCGCGCTGGGGCTGTCGCGGCAGAAGGCGACCTACGCTCAGGCGCTGGCCGCCGAGGGCATCGACTTCGACGCCTTGCGGACCGCGCCGACGCCGGTGGTGGTCGAGACGCTGACCGCGGTGAAGGGCATCGGCGTCTGGACCGCCGAGATCTACGCCATGTTCTCGCTCGGCCATGCCGATGTCTTCGCGCCGGGGGATCTGGCGCTGCAGGAATCCGCGCGGCTGCTCTTCGATCTGGAAGACCGCCCCAAGGAGCGTGCCCTGCGCGAGATGGCCGAGGCATGGAGCCCTTGGCGGGCAGTTGCGGCGCGCGCGCTCTGGGCCTACTACCATGTGCGCAAGCAAAGAGAAGGTATTGCATGA
- a CDS encoding polymer-forming cytoskeletal protein, translated as MFSKSKINEPGPKAEEAVAKPAVSDAPRSTEFKPTAPKAKPPASVLSSDLHITGNLKTTGDIQVEGTIEGDIRAHLLTVGETATIKGEIVADDVVINGRIVGRVRGLKVRLTATARVEGDIIHKTIAIESGAHFEGSVQRADDPLSTGKAKAAPTPTAEPTAG; from the coding sequence ATGTTTTCTAAGAGCAAGATCAATGAACCCGGGCCCAAGGCCGAGGAAGCCGTGGCGAAACCCGCGGTCTCCGATGCGCCCCGGTCGACCGAGTTCAAGCCGACCGCTCCGAAAGCCAAGCCGCCGGCTTCGGTCCTGTCGAGCGATCTGCACATCACCGGCAACCTCAAGACCACCGGCGACATCCAGGTCGAAGGCACCATCGAGGGCGACATCCGCGCCCACCTGCTGACCGTCGGCGAGACTGCCACGATCAAGGGCGAGATCGTCGCGGATGACGTGGTGATCAACGGCCGCATCGTCGGCCGCGTGCGCGGCCTGAAGGTGCGCCTGACCGCCACCGCCCGCGTCGAGGGCGACATCATCCACAAGACCATCGCCATCGAGTCCGGCGCCCATTTCGAGGGTTCGGTGCAGCGCGCCGACGATCCGCTCTCGACCGGCAAGGCCAAGGCCGCGCCGACCCCGACCGCGGAACCGACCGCCGGCTGA